TGCGAACTGTAAGATATTTCACGGGCGAAAAGAGAAAACTGTGTGAATTACTTTGTGGTCGCTTATTTCACGTAAATAGCTAATGGAGGACATGCTGTCTGGATCGGTGGTTAGTATCAGGTGTCAAGTATGTTTGCGGTAGTATGAGTTACACGCGTGGGCTCCTTCACTATCTGTGAGAGGTTGAAATTAAGGCAAACGTCTAGGAAATCTTTAGCTCCTGCATTAATGGTACCTGGGCTAGAATAATCAGTCCAGTCTATATGTGGGTAGTTGAAATCCCCAAAAAGCAAAATGCACGCGTTCGGGAATTTTTTTGTTAAAAAAGCCAATATATTATTGAGCTCACCGGGGAAGTCAGCATTactgttgggggggggggcgatagcAGACACCAATAAGTAGTAGCTGTCGATTAGCTCGACAGATAAGCCATAAAATTTCCAGGTTCGTGGTCACGTGAACAGCGGAACACTTCAGCTGTTTCTTTACGGCGATAAGAACGCCACCGCCTCGGGCACCCCGCCTGTCCTTGCGAAAAACATCGAAGTTCGGCAGTTCACTTATAACTTCACTGTCAGCGATTTCATTAGTGAGCCACGTTTCAGTCAAAATAAGCAAGTCACTTTCAGATGAAGATACGATGTCAGCTACCTGCTCTCATTTGGGAAGGAAACTTCTAACATTGGTAAAGATAACAGAGATCGAAAAAGACTTTTGAAGGGCAGGCAGAGTACGTCGAGACGGCTGGCGATGGCCGCGCGTTAGCTATGATTCTTTAACGGATTGGGACGTCTCATCAAAAGTATAGCGCTTTGATCCAATCAATAATGTTTTGTAGTGAAGGGAAAAAGGAACTGCCTTGATTTTCGCAAAAGCGACAAGGTGTTTGCGCGCGTTCTGCACTTTCTTGGAAAAATCTTCGCCCACACAGTAAGGCGTGTTTTTAAACCTACGGCCGTTTGACAAGATGGCTTCCTTGGTTTTAAAAAATGAAAGCTTGACAATAATAGGCCGGTTACGACCAGGACAGTATCGACCAAGGCGATGTGCTCGCTCAATTTCCTTTGGCTCCAAGGAAAAGTTCAATTGCTCGGAGCACAGCCGAATTACCAATTCTTCAGACTGAGCAAATGATTCAGATTTGTTAGTATCACTAATGCCATAAAAGATCGAATTATTACGTCGAGAGCGGTTTTCCGCCTCATCAAGGCGGGTTTCAAGATTGCAAACTCGAGTAGCCGTTTCAGCGGTGTCGGTTTGCACTGTTCCGAGCTGCTGCCTCAAGGGTTCAATTTGCTGGCAATTTGTTTCCACGTTTGTGAGGCGCTTACTGAGTTCAGACAGGGTGGCATTGGTCGCTAGTAGCTGACATTTTAGATCCTGTACTTCAGAGAGAAGTTTAGATTGTCCGGAAGATAGTTTCTTCAGTTCAGCCAGTACCGCTGCTGAGTCAGGTCCAGGATTTTGTTCAATATCACCCGAGAGCAGCAGCAGGAAACGCACAGCAGCAATACATTCATCAACCAAGGAAAACAAGCACCGGGGGCTCGGCAGCTGTACTAAGAGGTAGTTACTCGTTCTTTTAGCGAATAAACTGTGGGGTGAACTAACCTGCATGGCGAATAGCAACGGGTTAGTGGACACTCTAGCGGTACAGCCACCGAGCCCACAAAGCGAGCGGCGCAGATCCGGTGGTTTTATAGCTGCCGTGATGACGGCTGTCGATGCTGATGGTGCCTGCCAGGCTGGACCGAGGACCAGGGGCGGCGATGCCGATACAGACTGCCCAGTGGAATCGTTGATAACTGTTGCTTCAAGATGCGTTGCGATAGCAGCAGGACTATCGCTTGTGTGATGCCATGAAGTAGACGGAATTGGCATGCGTGTTGAAGCGATGCCGTCCGGGCCACCAAGAAGCATCAGGACGATAGTCTCGGTGAATACCTGCATGGCGAATATCAACGGGTTAGTGGACACTCTAGCGGTACAGCCACCGAGCCCACCCGGGTTTCAACACAGCgttgggcctacgtagcagacgaaagcgcgcaaatccccgctctgacgtcatacaggcgccgatcgcagcgccgccatcgttcgcacaccaggccaatagggtcttcttgcaaagcagtttcaagcaccggcatggctgtgaggtagaatactgggctcccacgctgaaAACCCAGCTTCGAACTCCGTTCTGTTCTGGAacactttttcttatttcgtttttttatttcatgcgatagtggttacggacgccggcggcgacACCAGAAACGGCCATTGTggtgatctcataaaagctttcacTGAAAAAAGACACTCAAGGTTTCACGATATCAGGGCAAAACGTCGTCGGTCGTCGAAAATTCTgttctgcggtaaggcgcgtcggcattgatACATAAGATATTGAAGATTGCAGATTTATCGCTGGCCACCGCTATAGTTCCAAAATAAACTAAGCTCTAAGAAGCGCGCAT
The nucleotide sequence above comes from Rhipicephalus sanguineus isolate Rsan-2018 chromosome 8, BIME_Rsan_1.4, whole genome shotgun sequence. Encoded proteins:
- the LOC119403377 gene encoding uncharacterized protein LOC119403377, which encodes MQVFTETIVLMLLGGPDGIASTRMPIPSTSWHHTSDSPAAIATHLEATVINDSTGQSVSASPPLVLGPAWQAPSASTAVITAAIKPPDLRRSLCGLGGCTARVSTNPLLFAMQVSSPHSLFAKRTSNYLLVQLPSPRCLFSLVDECIAAVRFLLLLSGDIEQNPGPDSAAVLAELKKLSSGQSKLLSEVQDLKCQLLATNATLSELSKRLTNVETNCQQIEPLRQQLGTVQTDTAETATRVCNLETRLDEAENRSRRNNSIFYGISDTNKSESFAQSEELVIRLCSEQLNFSLEPKEIERAHRLGRYCPGRNRPIIVKLSFFKTKEAILSNGRRFKNTPYCVGEDFSKKVQNARKHLVAFAKIKAVPFSLHYKTLLIGSKRYTFDETSQSVKES